The Pirellulales bacterium genome segment GAAACCGTCGCTCCGCCGACGACCACCGCGGCGATCACCTTGAACTCGAAATCTCGCCCAATGACCGGCTCGACGGTCGCGTCTTGGACCGCGCTCAGCAAGGCGGCTAGCCCGGTGAGCGCACCCATCAGAACAAAGACGTTGAATACGACGCGTCGCGGCCGAATCCCCGCCAGCCGGGCCGCCTCCTCGTCGGAACCGGTCGCGTAGACAGCCCGCCCTGCCGCTAAATAGTTCATCGCAAGCAGGAACACCGCTAACACGCCGACCGCCAATTCCACGATTACGCGCTCGCCGCGCTGTTGCCCGAAACCCAGCCATTGGAACTGATCAGAAAGATTGCGGACCTGCTCGCCGCTGCGACTCCAACCGAGCGATTCGCGCAGGATCACCATCGTGGCCAGCGTGACGACGATCGAAGGGAGCTTCAGCCCGGCCACCAGCGCGCCGTTCACGGCCCCTAATGCCATTCCGACCGCGATCGCCGCGGCGGCCACGAGC includes the following:
- a CDS encoding ABC transporter permease; protein product: MMHRHLRELSVAGAYALLLLVLWIARPDFYATGQFWNTLVYSAPVLVAAVGMTLVIVARQIDISIGWQLSVSAIVAALLAERGWPTPLVAAAAIAVGMALGAVNGALVAGLKLPSIVVTLATMVILRESLGWSRSGEQVRNLSDQFQWLGFGQQRGERVIVELAVGVLAVFLLAMNYLAAGRAVYATGSDEEAARLAGIRPRRVVFNVFVLMGALTGLAALLSAVQDATVEPVIGRDFEFKVIAAVVVGGATVSGGRGNLIGSLLGVLLLGTIGSAFVFLQIDAAWEKALQGVIILLAVATGGLGRKR